From Apium graveolens cultivar Ventura chromosome 9, ASM990537v1, whole genome shotgun sequence, the proteins below share one genomic window:
- the LOC141682614 gene encoding uncharacterized protein LOC141682614, producing MKARVIVFPIRGRNWCFSRSGEPASSTISSTTQQQHKYHIPSSLKDLWTRIYATPGKKFTPSNAELVIDFASNKMNNAWIALETAPAGSLKNKIHGVGLKLLSRVKPSEILLKSITKDVTNVEIMYPSSLNARLVRRRLRHIALRGTIIHKKYFYGSLTLLPLTTIFTVLPLPNIPFFWILFRTYSHWRALQGSTKLLQLVSDSGNHTSPLAITAEKRTEFTGKNDHSSFHPLWVLQPSKELEEQISRGHVNDSLSKCSVSKICKSFNLNIIDVLKYENLY from the exons ATGAAAGCGAGAGTGATAGTGTTTCCAATACGAGGAAGGAACTGGTGCTTTAGCAGATCGGGTGAACCGGCGTCGTCTACAATTTCATCAACAACGCAGCAGCAACATAAATATCATATTCCTTCCTCATTAAAAGACCTGTGGACCAGAATTTACGCTACTCCTGGCAAGAAGTTCACGCCTTCCAATGCGGAACTTGTTATTGATTTCGCCTCTAATAAG ATGAATAATGCTTGGATTGCCCTCGAAACTGCACCTGCTGGTAGTCTTAAAAACAAGATTCATGG TGTGGGACTTAAACTTTTGTCTCGTGTTAAGCCCTCTGAGATCCTCTTGAAATCTATAACAAAAGATGTCACAAATGTTGAAATTATGTATCCTTCAAG TTTGAATGCAAGACTCGTGCGCCGAAGGTTACGTCATATCGCCTTGAG GGGAACGATTATTCACAAGAAGTACTTCTATGGATCGCTGACCTTGCTTCCACTTACCACCATTTTCACG GTATTGCCTCTGCCTAACATCCCGTTCTTTTGGATTTTATTCCGCACTTATTCTCACTGGAGGGCTCTACAG GGAAGTACAAAACTTCTTCAACTAGTCTCGGACTCTGGAAACCACACGTCACCTTTAGCTATAACAGCTGAGAAGAGGACCGAGTTCACTGGAAAAAATGATCATAGCTCATTCCATCCTCTATGG GTGTTGCAGCCATCAAAAGAGCTGGAGGAACAAATATCTCGTGGACACGTCAATGACAGTCTCAGCAAGTGTAGTGTATCAAAAATCTGCAAATCCTTTAATTTGAACATAATAGATGTTCTGAAGTATGAGAACTTGTATTAA